In Campylobacter vicugnae, a genomic segment contains:
- the dapF gene encoding diaminopimelate epimerase has product MQLSKYNASGNDFVIFQAIDNSYFNSIDRSNLARKLCDRFSGIGADGMIVIKRANSKCDFAWEFYNSDGSEAAMCGNGSRAAALYAYKNQICSNVCSFETKAGVIAATIEENSVEVALSEPKKLSEPFSKMGLEWSFYDTGVPHLVSFVDDLEVFDLEVCKAMRAKYNANVNYAKFDGKRLLVRTFERGVENETNACGTGMAASFFTGFERFELSSSVEVVPKSTEILNLRFDGRTIHFKGKVCHIFDTAIY; this is encoded by the coding sequence ATGCAACTTTCAAAATATAATGCAAGTGGTAATGATTTTGTCATATTCCAAGCAATTGATAATAGCTATTTTAACTCTATTGATCGATCAAACCTGGCAAGAAAGCTTTGTGATAGATTTAGCGGTATAGGCGCTGATGGAATGATAGTAATTAAGCGCGCAAACAGCAAATGCGATTTTGCGTGGGAGTTTTATAATAGCGATGGTAGCGAGGCTGCGATGTGTGGCAATGGTAGTAGAGCGGCTGCTTTATATGCGTATAAAAATCAAATTTGTTCTAATGTTTGCTCTTTTGAGACTAAAGCTGGAGTTATAGCTGCTACAATAGAAGAAAATAGCGTAGAAGTAGCCCTAAGTGAGCCAAAAAAATTAAGCGAACCATTTAGTAAAATGGGTCTTGAGTGGAGTTTTTATGATACTGGAGTGCCGCATTTAGTAAGTTTTGTAGATGATTTAGAGGTATTTGATTTAGAGGTATGCAAGGCGATGAGAGCTAAGTATAATGCCAATGTAAATTATGCCAAATTTGATGGTAAAAGATTGCTAGTAAGGACATTTGAGCGTGGTGTAGAAAATGAGACAAACGCTTGTGGAACCGGTATGGCAGCGTCGTTTTTTACTGGATTTGAAAGATTTGAACTTAGTAGTAGTGTGGAGGTTGTGCCAAAAAGTACAGAGATTTTAAATCTTAGATTTGATGGCAGAACAATCCACTTTAAAGGCAAGGTTTGTCATATTTTTGATACAGCGATATATTAG
- a CDS encoding hemerythrin family protein, whose protein sequence is MVPSWDDKYSIGNSDIDLQHQKLFDLAKKSFIYANKNVSREEIRDIVAEFFEYMKEHFKDEQEYMELIGYPNLHEHTMIHKDIIASMAGLIKTAKNVNDLKENLLLIAEKWLVEHILKEDAKIEKWRQAQLQHTEEELVEEKPKQYRYTCGCSHKIHLVPSHIHEKIVEGKKFSCMTCKVVIKIKLS, encoded by the coding sequence ATGGTACCTAGCTGGGACGATAAATATAGCATTGGCAATTCAGATATAGATTTACAACATCAAAAGCTATTTGATCTTGCCAAAAAATCATTTATTTATGCAAATAAAAATGTATCCCGTGAAGAGATTCGTGATATTGTTGCTGAATTTTTTGAATATATGAAAGAGCATTTCAAAGATGAACAAGAGTATATGGAGTTAATCGGCTACCCAAACCTACACGAACACACTATGATCCATAAAGATATTATCGCTAGTATGGCAGGTCTAATCAAAACTGCCAAAAATGTAAATGATTTAAAAGAAAATCTTTTATTAATTGCTGAAAAGTGGCTAGTAGAACATATTTTAAAAGAGGATGCTAAAATAGAAAAGTGGCGTCAAGCTCAACTACAACATACAGAAGAAGAACTAGTAGAAGAAAAACCTAAACAATATAGATATACATGTGGTTGTTCGCATAAAATTCACTTAGTACCTAGCCATATCCATGAGAAGATCGTAGAAGGTAAAAAATTCTCTTGTATGACTTGTAAAGTTGTAATTAAAATCAAATTATCTTAA
- a CDS encoding NINE protein yields MSERLKNASNDKLQSIGLLNFKSPIVGLLLGIFFGALGIDRFYKGDVTLGAVKLGLFILGLITTFIYIGIFILFIVWVLAIVDLFLVFTGIKKDNLNKINSLLIA; encoded by the coding sequence TTGTCAGAAAGATTAAAAAATGCATCAAATGATAAGTTACAAAGTATAGGATTGTTAAATTTTAAAAGTCCTATAGTTGGGCTTTTGCTTGGTATATTTTTTGGTGCGCTTGGTATAGATAGATTTTATAAAGGCGATGTAACCTTAGGTGCTGTAAAGCTTGGTCTTTTTATTTTAGGTCTTATAACTACATTTATTTATATTGGTATTTTTATCTTATTTATAGTGTGGGTTTTGGCTATTGTAGATCTATTTTTAGTTTTTACAGGGATTAAAAAAGATAATTTAAATAAGATTAATTCTTTACTAATTGCATAA
- the infC gene encoding translation initiation factor IF-3 yields MSKDKEVYLNDEIRASEVRCVGDDGTAYGVISRDEALDIANKMGLDLVLIAADAKPPVCKIMDYGKFRYQQEKKQKEAKKKQKVIEIKEIKLSAKIAQNDINYKIKHAQEFLSEGKYVKFRVFLKGREMSTPELGVNMLEKIWEMVQEYADRDKAPVLEGRYVNMLVTPKK; encoded by the coding sequence TTGAGTAAAGATAAAGAGGTTTATCTAAACGATGAAATTCGCGCAAGCGAGGTTAGATGCGTAGGAGATGATGGCACTGCGTATGGTGTTATCAGTAGAGATGAAGCGTTAGATATTGCTAATAAAATGGGATTAGATCTAGTTTTAATAGCAGCTGATGCTAAACCACCAGTATGTAAGATAATGGATTATGGCAAATTCCGTTATCAACAAGAGAAAAAGCAAAAAGAGGCTAAGAAAAAGCAAAAAGTAATCGAGATAAAAGAGATTAAACTTTCAGCCAAAATTGCACAAAATGATATAAACTATAAGATAAAACATGCTCAAGAGTTTTTATCTGAGGGCAAATATGTTAAATTTAGAGTATTTTTAAAGGGGCGTGAGATGTCTACCCCAGAACTTGGCGTAAATATGCTTGAAAAGATTTGGGAGATGGTTCAAGAGTATGCTGATAGAGACAAAGCGCCTGTTTTAGAAGGGCGTTATGTAAATATGCTTGTTACACCTAAAAAGTAA
- a CDS encoding iron-sulfur cluster assembly scaffold protein, whose translation MAKGNLISGNIWEEYSQKVQNAMNAPKNMGEITEEDAKALGCKLIVADHGAESCGDAVRLYWAVDETTDIIKDSKFKSFGCGTAIASSDYMAELCKGKTVDQAVKITNIDVEKAMRDDPDIPAVPPQKMHCSVMAYDVIKAAAASYKGVDPDHFEDEIIVCECARVSLGTIKEVIRLNDLTTVEEITQYTKAGAFCKSCIKPGGHEKREYYLVDILAEVRSEMEAERMKAIADAKISGSGVDSDLSFEELTVVKQLKAVEAIIDEHVRPMLEMDGGNMEILDIKSEESRIDIYIRYLGACSGCASGSTGTLYAIENILQESLSPNIRVIPV comes from the coding sequence ATGGCAAAAGGTAATTTAATAAGCGGAAATATATGGGAAGAGTACTCTCAAAAAGTTCAAAATGCGATGAACGCACCAAAAAATATGGGTGAAATTACAGAAGAAGATGCTAAAGCTCTAGGCTGTAAGCTAATAGTTGCAGATCATGGCGCTGAGAGCTGTGGTGATGCAGTTAGACTATATTGGGCTGTTGATGAAACTACTGATATTATTAAAGATTCTAAATTTAAAAGCTTTGGTTGTGGTACAGCAATTGCAAGTAGCGACTATATGGCAGAACTATGCAAAGGCAAAACAGTAGATCAAGCAGTTAAAATCACAAATATAGATGTAGAAAAAGCTATGCGTGATGATCCAGATATTCCAGCAGTTCCACCACAAAAGATGCACTGCTCAGTAATGGCATACGATGTTATCAAAGCTGCGGCTGCTAGCTATAAAGGCGTTGATCCAGACCACTTTGAAGATGAGATTATAGTATGTGAGTGTGCTAGAGTTAGCCTTGGTACAATAAAAGAGGTAATAAGATTAAACGATCTTACAACAGTAGAAGAAATTACTCAATACACAAAAGCTGGAGCATTTTGTAAATCTTGCATTAAGCCTGGTGGCCATGAAAAAAGAGAGTACTACCTAGTAGATATTTTAGCTGAAGTAAGATCTGAAATGGAAGCTGAAAGAATGAAAGCTATAGCTGATGCTAAAATAAGCGGAAGCGGCGTAGATAGCGATCTAAGCTTTGAGGAGCTAACAGTAGTAAAACAGCTAAAAGCAGTAGAGGCTATTATCGATGAGCATGTAAGACCAATGCTAGAGATGGATGGCGGAAATATGGAAATATTAGATATCAAATCTGAAGAAAGCAGAATCGATATATATATTAGATATCTAGGTGCTTGTAGTGGGTGTGCTAGTGGATCAACTGGAACGCTATATGCGATTGAAAATATCTTGCAAGAGAGCCTAAGTCCAAATATTAGGGTAATTCCTGTATGA
- a CDS encoding toxin-antitoxin system YwqK family antitoxin translates to MKQKLKILTLTSIACALVGCGPILTSNQDSVKERRYDNGQLAIQATYSKDNKRDGLTKEWYENGNLKSQGSYKAGVKVGTHKTWYKNGQLASSIDYSDGKKDGKLIEYSDTNIKLKEEHYSDDKLDGVQKYWFSNGKLKGRGHSKDGVPHGKFDTYYENGNLQMRGEYNMGKAHGIQSTYFENGAKQSLVEYDNGIQTGVAKGWYINGSKAAIGEYKNGKEDGKFTIWYPNGELKFVGKYKNGNKIGKHQFYSEDGFLYLEEQYNNNGEKDGTWNRYDKSGKIIESVKYKNDKLLK, encoded by the coding sequence ATGAAACAAAAATTAAAAATATTAACATTAACCAGCATTGCTTGTGCATTAGTAGGATGCGGCCCAATCTTAACCTCAAACCAAGATAGCGTAAAAGAGAGACGATATGATAATGGACAGTTAGCTATTCAAGCGACTTATTCAAAAGATAATAAAAGAGATGGATTAACAAAAGAGTGGTATGAAAATGGTAATTTAAAAAGCCAAGGCAGCTATAAGGCTGGGGTAAAAGTAGGCACTCATAAAACTTGGTATAAAAATGGTCAGTTAGCATCTAGTATTGATTATTCAGATGGCAAAAAAGATGGTAAATTAATAGAATATAGCGATACTAATATAAAATTAAAAGAAGAACATTATAGTGATGACAAGCTTGATGGTGTTCAAAAATATTGGTTTAGTAATGGAAAGTTAAAAGGTAGAGGCCACTCAAAAGATGGAGTTCCACATGGCAAATTTGATACATATTACGAAAATGGAAATTTGCAAATGAGAGGCGAATATAATATGGGAAAAGCTCACGGTATTCAAAGTACATATTTTGAAAATGGAGCTAAGCAAAGTCTTGTAGAGTATGACAATGGTATCCAAACTGGAGTTGCAAAAGGATGGTATATAAATGGCTCAAAGGCTGCTATTGGAGAGTATAAGAACGGAAAAGAAGATGGCAAATTTACTATATGGTATCCAAATGGGGAGTTAAAATTTGTAGGAAAATATAAAAATGGCAATAAAATAGGCAAGCATCAATTTTATTCTGAAGATGGATTTTTATATTTAGAAGAACAATATAATAACAATGGGGAAAAAGATGGCACTTGGAATAGATATGATAAATCTGGAAAAATTATAGAGAGTGTAAAGTATAAAAATGATAAATTACTAAAGTAA
- a CDS encoding 3'(2'),5'-bisphosphate nucleotidase CysQ family protein: protein MLDQHLNLSNLHDIAIIAARAAGRAILDVYDKFELSFKDDSSPLTTADLAANEAIINHLKPTKIPICSEESILEFNKRDENSTFWLVDPLDGTKEFVSKSGQFCVSIALIQNSRPILGVIYSPLSDDMYSSYIGSNIYKNGQTLEQSFCKSLLIVGNSQHQKEIDKFANQFNLNILKLSSAIKFGYLIEGKASLFVRFYGSSLWDTAAGDFLLHQSGGIMLSLKDLKPLNYGKKDTLNDNFIALNKFEKINLKRYLDYIK from the coding sequence ATGTTGGACCAGCATCTCAACCTGAGTAATCTACACGACATCGCCATAATAGCAGCTAGGGCTGCTGGTAGGGCGATTTTGGATGTTTATGATAAATTTGAGCTATCATTTAAAGATGATAGCTCACCACTTACCACTGCTGATTTAGCCGCTAATGAAGCTATAATCAATCATTTAAAACCAACTAAAATTCCTATTTGCTCTGAAGAGTCTATTTTGGAATTTAATAAAAGAGATGAAAATTCAACTTTTTGGCTTGTTGATCCACTTGATGGAACAAAAGAATTTGTATCAAAAAGTGGCCAGTTTTGTGTATCTATAGCTCTAATTCAAAATAGTAGGCCTATTTTAGGCGTTATATATTCTCCATTAAGTGATGATATGTATAGTAGCTATATAGGTTCTAATATATATAAAAATGGACAAACTTTAGAGCAATCTTTTTGCAAAAGTTTGCTAATTGTTGGAAATTCGCAACATCAAAAAGAGATAGATAAATTTGCAAATCAATTTAATTTAAATATTCTCAAACTCAGTTCTGCAATTAAATTTGGCTATCTTATAGAAGGTAAGGCTAGTTTATTTGTAAGATTTTATGGTTCAAGTTTGTGGGATACGGCAGCTGGAGATTTTTTATTGCATCAAAGTGGCGGAATTATGTTGTCTTTAAAAGACTTAAAACCATTAAATTATGGCAAAAAAGATACATTAAATGATAATTTTATAGCGTTAAATAAATTTGAAAAGATAAATTTAAAGAGATATTTAGATTATATAAAATAA
- the fliQ gene encoding flagellar biosynthesis protein FliQ, producing MQGDLIGLGVETFKLALMISLPMLMAGLVAGLIISIFQATTQINEMTLSFVPKIILVVIVIIFLMPWMMGQMIDFTERILNMIPTFIQ from the coding sequence ATGCAGGGCGATTTAATAGGTCTTGGAGTTGAGACTTTTAAGTTGGCTTTGATGATTAGCTTACCAATGCTTATGGCTGGTTTGGTGGCTGGTTTGATAATTAGTATATTTCAAGCTACAACTCAGATTAATGAGATGACTCTAAGCTTTGTGCCAAAGATAATTTTAGTCGTAATTGTAATAATCTTTTTAATGCCGTGGATGATGGGGCAAATGATTGATTTTACTGAACGAATTTTAAATATGATACCGACATTTATCCAATGA
- a CDS encoding menaquinone biosynthesis family protein encodes MKNISVAHSPDADDIFMYSAINLGWVGSDILEFNSRADDIETLNQGALRGKFDATAISFALYPFIFDDYALLRTAVSFGNGYGPKLIKKKNTILKPNFKVALSGQYTTNAMLFRIAYPKARIVYKNFLEIENAVLSGEVDAGVLIHESILSFSDELCVEREIWDIWCELREDDSLPLPLGGMALRRSLPLSDAIECERVLMKAVQVANDNKNILSKMLIERNMVRVDNASLQRYLGLYANADSINMNQIQLRAVDRLFEIGYENGIYPNLIKAQPNLIPTEYLQSRNS; translated from the coding sequence TTGAAAAATATAAGCGTAGCTCACTCACCAGATGCTGATGATATATTTATGTATAGTGCGATAAATTTAGGTTGGGTCGGTAGTGATATTTTGGAGTTTAATTCTAGGGCTGATGATATAGAAACGCTCAATCAAGGAGCTTTAAGGGGCAAATTTGATGCGACTGCTATTAGTTTTGCTCTATATCCATTTATTTTTGATGATTATGCTCTTTTGCGTACTGCTGTAAGCTTTGGCAATGGATATGGGCCAAAATTAATTAAGAAAAAAAATACAATCCTAAAGCCAAATTTTAAAGTTGCATTAAGTGGTCAATACACTACAAATGCGATGTTGTTTCGTATCGCATATCCTAAGGCTAGGATAGTTTATAAGAATTTTTTAGAGATTGAAAATGCTGTATTAAGTGGCGAAGTAGATGCTGGTGTATTAATACATGAGAGTATATTAAGCTTTAGTGATGAGTTATGCGTAGAGCGTGAAATTTGGGATATATGGTGTGAGCTTAGAGAAGATGATAGTTTGCCTTTGCCTCTTGGTGGAATGGCACTTAGACGAAGCTTGCCATTAAGCGATGCTATAGAGTGCGAAAGGGTGCTAATGAAAGCTGTGCAAGTAGCCAATGATAATAAAAATATATTAAGTAAAATGCTAATAGAGCGAAATATGGTTCGTGTAGATAATGCAAGCTTGCAACGCTATTTAGGATTATATGCCAATGCAGATTCAATCAATATGAACCAGATTCAACTTAGAGCAGTTGATAGACTTTTTGAAATTGGATATGAAAATGGTATATATCCAAATTTGATAAAAGCTCAGCCAAATCTTATTCCAACTGAATATCTACAAAGCAGGAATAGCTAA
- a CDS encoding NifS family cysteine desulfurase, producing MKVYLDNNATTMIDPEALELMLPFLGEKFGNPNSLHSYGSQTHPALRKALDQLYTGINAADNDDIVITGCATESNNWVLKGIYFDKILKGDKKRIVTTTVEHPAIGATCAFLESLGVEITKVDVNNQGIITADDLRNVMSDDVALVSVMWANNETGMIFPIKELASVAHEFGALFHTDAVQAVGKIPVDVQDANVDFLSFSGHKFHAPKGVGALYIKNSIPLTSLLHGGEHMGGRRSGTLNVAGIVAMGQALENANKFLAFEQSHVGRLRNKLEDALLSLPDITVVGDRANRVPNTILASIKGVEGEAMLWDLNQAGIAASTGSACASEDLESNPIMEAIGADSELAHTALRLSLSRFNTEEEIDYTIEKIKHAVHRLRSISSSYAYAPEWHKSGL from the coding sequence TTGAAAGTTTATTTAGACAACAATGCAACAACGATGATTGACCCTGAGGCTTTAGAGTTGATGCTTCCATTCCTTGGTGAGAAATTTGGCAATCCAAATTCACTTCACAGCTACGGAAGCCAAACACATCCAGCACTTCGCAAGGCGCTAGATCAGCTCTATACTGGTATAAATGCAGCTGATAATGATGATATAGTAATAACTGGATGTGCCACTGAGAGCAATAACTGGGTATTAAAAGGTATATATTTTGATAAAATATTAAAAGGCGATAAAAAGCGTATAGTTACAACTACAGTAGAACATCCAGCTATCGGTGCTACCTGTGCATTTTTAGAATCTCTTGGTGTAGAGATTACTAAAGTAGATGTAAATAATCAAGGAATTATCACTGCAGACGATCTACGCAATGTGATGAGTGATGATGTTGCACTTGTGAGTGTAATGTGGGCAAATAACGAAACTGGTATGATCTTTCCAATCAAAGAGCTAGCTAGCGTAGCACATGAATTTGGCGCACTTTTTCACACCGATGCAGTTCAAGCAGTAGGCAAAATTCCCGTAGATGTACAAGATGCAAATGTTGATTTTTTAAGCTTTTCAGGACATAAATTCCACGCACCAAAAGGAGTAGGCGCTCTATATATCAAAAACTCAATACCGCTTACTAGCTTACTTCATGGTGGCGAACATATGGGCGGACGCAGAAGTGGTACATTAAATGTTGCTGGTATAGTAGCAATGGGTCAAGCATTAGAAAATGCAAATAAATTCCTAGCCTTTGAACAAAGCCATGTAGGAAGATTAAGAAATAAGCTAGAAGATGCACTATTATCACTCCCAGATATTACAGTAGTAGGCGATAGAGCCAATCGTGTGCCAAATACAATTCTAGCAAGCATTAAAGGTGTAGAGGGTGAAGCAATGCTATGGGATCTAAACCAAGCTGGTATAGCAGCAAGTACTGGCTCAGCCTGTGCGAGCGAGGATTTAGAAAGTAATCCTATAATGGAAGCCATCGGTGCTGATAGCGAATTAGCACATACTGCGCTTAGACTATCACTATCACGCTTTAATACTGAAGAAGAGATAGATTATACAATAGAAAAAATTAAACATGCTGTACATAGACTAAGAAGCATATCAAGTAGCTATGCATACGCCCCAGAATGGCATAAATCAGGACTATAA
- the thrS gene encoding threonine--tRNA ligase, whose protein sequence is MSEIIGYNVDGQIVDTQSYAGGGIPIKFDNSKEALEIIRHSCAHLMAAAIKELYPDVKFFVGPAIEDGFYYDMRVSKSNGSKLGEDDLAAIEKKMKELALAKTAIVKINSTKSEVAAKYADDDLKQEVLKRIPDGAVSLYSQGGFEDICRGPHIPNTIFARFFKLTRIAGAYLGGDENREMLTRIYGTAYADKESLNEHIRIIEEAKKRDHRKLGTEMKFFTFDESVGVGLPIWLPNGSRLRSRLEHKLYRTHRLRGYEPVRGPEILKSDAWKTSGHYANYKENMYFTVIDDQEYGIKPMNCVGHIKVYQSEIRSYRDLPLKFFEYGVVHRHEKSGVLHGLFRVREFTQDDAHLFCMPSQIKENVYEILSFVDTLMNAFGFSYEMEISTKPTKAVGDDEVWEIATKALKDALDEKGLKYGIDEGGGAFYGPKIDIKITDALKRKWQCGTIQVDFNLPARFNLEYIDENNERKQPVMLHRAILGSFERFIGILLEHTAGELPFWIAPTQVVIIPIGEAHQEYAKEIYAKLLDMNIDSEIFSKNETLNKKIRNAEKQRVPMIIVLGDNEVANRGVALRDRRAREQKDISLDDFYSLVQTKLNEVNI, encoded by the coding sequence ATGAGCGAGATTATTGGATATAATGTAGATGGGCAAATAGTAGATACTCAAAGCTACGCCGGAGGTGGTATTCCGATCAAATTTGATAACTCTAAAGAGGCGCTAGAGATTATACGCCACTCATGTGCGCACCTTATGGCTGCAGCGATTAAAGAGCTTTATCCTGATGTTAAGTTTTTTGTTGGGCCTGCAATTGAAGATGGATTTTACTACGATATGCGTGTAAGCAAGAGCAATGGTAGTAAGCTAGGCGAAGATGATTTAGCTGCAATAGAAAAAAAAATGAAAGAGTTAGCTCTTGCTAAAACAGCGATTGTAAAAATAAACTCAACTAAATCAGAAGTAGCTGCAAAATACGCCGATGATGATTTAAAGCAAGAGGTATTAAAAAGAATACCAGATGGAGCTGTAAGCCTGTATTCTCAAGGAGGATTTGAAGATATCTGTCGTGGGCCACATATTCCAAATACCATTTTTGCTAGATTTTTTAAACTTACTAGAATAGCTGGGGCATATCTTGGTGGAGATGAAAATCGTGAGATGCTAACTAGAATTTATGGTACGGCTTATGCGGATAAAGAGAGCTTAAATGAGCATATTAGAATTATAGAAGAGGCTAAAAAGCGTGACCATCGTAAACTTGGCACAGAGATGAAATTTTTCACTTTTGATGAGAGTGTAGGTGTAGGATTGCCAATTTGGCTACCAAATGGATCAAGACTTAGAAGCCGCTTAGAACATAAACTATATCGTACTCATAGGCTTCGTGGATATGAGCCAGTGCGTGGGCCAGAGATTTTAAAAAGCGATGCATGGAAGACAAGTGGCCACTATGCTAATTATAAAGAAAATATGTATTTTACTGTAATTGATGATCAAGAGTATGGTATTAAGCCAATGAATTGCGTAGGCCATATTAAAGTTTATCAAAGCGAGATTAGAAGCTATAGAGATCTTCCGCTTAAGTTTTTTGAGTATGGTGTAGTGCATAGACACGAAAAGAGTGGCGTGTTGCACGGGCTATTTAGAGTGCGTGAATTTACTCAAGATGATGCACATCTATTTTGTATGCCAAGCCAGATTAAAGAAAATGTTTATGAGATTTTAAGTTTTGTTGATACTCTTATGAATGCGTTTGGATTTAGCTATGAGATGGAGATTTCTACTAAACCAACTAAGGCTGTTGGCGATGATGAGGTATGGGAGATCGCTACAAAAGCATTAAAAGATGCTTTAGATGAAAAGGGATTAAAATATGGTATTGATGAAGGTGGCGGTGCATTCTATGGGCCAAAAATCGATATCAAAATTACAGATGCCCTTAAAAGAAAATGGCAATGCGGTACTATTCAAGTAGATTTTAACCTTCCAGCAAGATTTAATCTAGAGTATATCGATGAAAATAATGAAAGAAAACAGCCAGTTATGCTTCATCGTGCAATTTTAGGAAGTTTTGAGAGATTTATTGGAATTTTACTTGAACATACTGCTGGTGAATTGCCATTTTGGATTGCACCAACTCAGGTTGTGATCATACCAATTGGTGAAGCTCATCAAGAGTATGCTAAAGAGATTTATGCAAAATTACTTGATATGAATATAGATAGCGAAATCTTTAGCAAAAATGAAACATTAAATAAAAAAATTAGAAACGCAGAAAAACAAAGAGTACCTATGATAATAGTACTTGGCGATAATGAGGTGGCAAATAGAGGTGTAGCACTGCGCGATCGTAGAGCTAGAGAACAAAAGGATATAAGTCTAGATGATTTTTATAGCTTAGTCCAAACCAAATTAAACGAGGTGAATATTTGA
- a CDS encoding Na+/H+ antiporter family protein: protein MLLLNPVVISVIVMCALCLLRFNILLAILVSALVAGISANIDLITTINILIKGMQGNLETALSYILLGALAAAIAMSNLTAILIHYISELISKKLFWFVLTIAFVSCFSQNLIPVHIAFIPILIPPLLALMNKLQIDRRAVACALTFGLKAPYVSASIGFGLIFHNILAKEISQNGLETNLTQISSVMWLGGLSMLIGLFLAIFYYRKPRIYHQNQIESKELYDSKLDIKMSKKEWILLIGAIIAFGVQLWSGSLPLGGLLGLIFMVIFGGIEYKKIDKVMENGLSMMAFIAFIMLVAAGFASVIRETGGIAELVEFASVISGGKLGGAIIMLIIGLIVTMGIGTSFGTIPIIAAFYVPLCISLEFSHAATILLIGIAAALGDAGSPASDSTLGPTSGLNADGQHNHIYDTCVPTFIFFNIPLLICGIVFSLIL from the coding sequence ATGCTTCTTTTAAATCCTGTAGTTATTAGCGTGATTGTTATGTGCGCTTTGTGTTTGTTAAGATTTAATATCTTATTAGCTATCCTTGTATCTGCTTTAGTAGCTGGAATTAGTGCAAATATAGATTTAATCACCACTATAAATATCTTAATTAAAGGCATGCAAGGCAATCTTGAGACTGCTCTTAGCTATATTCTTCTTGGTGCGTTAGCCGCTGCTATTGCTATGAGCAATCTAACTGCTATCTTAATTCATTATATAAGTGAATTAATAAGTAAAAAGCTATTTTGGTTTGTACTTACCATAGCTTTTGTCTCATGTTTTTCACAAAATTTAATCCCTGTTCATATTGCTTTTATACCAATTCTTATTCCGCCACTTTTAGCCTTAATGAATAAATTACAAATCGATAGACGCGCTGTAGCATGTGCTTTGACATTTGGGCTTAAAGCACCATATGTGAGTGCTTCAATAGGTTTTGGCCTAATTTTTCATAATATCTTAGCCAAAGAGATAAGTCAAAATGGACTAGAAACCAATCTAACACAAATAAGCTCAGTAATGTGGCTAGGCGGATTATCAATGCTAATTGGGCTATTTTTAGCTATTTTTTACTATCGCAAACCACGCATCTATCACCAAAACCAGATAGAATCTAAAGAGCTTTATGATAGCAAGCTTGATATTAAAATGAGCAAAAAAGAGTGGATTTTATTAATTGGTGCTATCATCGCTTTTGGCGTGCAATTATGGAGTGGATCTCTTCCTCTTGGTGGGCTTTTAGGGCTCATTTTTATGGTAATTTTTGGCGGTATTGAGTATAAAAAGATTGATAAAGTTATGGAAAATGGCCTAAGTATGATGGCATTTATAGCGTTTATTATGTTAGTTGCTGCTGGATTTGCATCTGTTATTAGAGAGACTGGTGGGATAGCCGAGCTTGTCGAATTTGCTTCAGTAATTAGTGGAGGCAAGCTTGGTGGAGCCATTATTATGCTTATTATTGGGCTTATTGTAACTATGGGAATTGGTACTAGCTTTGGTACTATTCCTATTATTGCAGCATTTTATGTACCGCTTTGTATTTCATTAGAGTTTAGTCATGCTGCTACTATCTTGCTTATAGGTATTGCTGCTGCCTTAGGAGATGCAGGAAGTCCAGCTAGTGATAGCACTCTTGGGCCTACATCTGGACTAAATGCTGATGGCCAACACAATCATATATATGATACCTGTGTGCCAACTTTTATATTTTTTAATATTCCGCTATTAATTTGCGGTATCGTATTTTCTCTAATTTTATAA